The following DNA comes from Falco rusticolus isolate bFalRus1 chromosome 12, bFalRus1.pri, whole genome shotgun sequence.
TCTGGGCATCTTGGTTTGCTCTGTAGTTCGGCTCAGGAGAGATGTTAGTGGGCTCTGGAAGAAAATTAGTCACAGTCCTTTGACTTGTAAAAAATGCTGATGTGTTTTAAGGGTTGAAAAGGGAAGGAATACATACTTTCATCACACCAGTAGTCTTACAGTGTGGATGCAAGGAGACAAGACCGCATGGAGAGAATGACTTGCATCCAAAATGCTATTCATAAGAGAACTAGCTAGACAAATCTAAGGGGCTAAACTGATACATTTATGTGAAGACATTCCTGTCTTCTGATTCTCAGAAGCTGCATTCTGTGCAAGTGTGTTCTGTTTGGTGCCACACAGCCTCAGGAGCTATGGCCTTTGGTAcgttttctgattttattttatttttttttttttaagaatctgCCCCCAACAAAGCCAGTACCAACCACTTGCTGGTTTCGAAGAGACTCTTCTGTTAGAGGATTTCTGTGCAATTGTCAAGGTCTTAAATTAAGAAAGCACTTCCCAAGTATGCGCCTGACAGGGAAGAGAGCAGTTTGCCATCTCAGCATTCTACTGTTATCTGTTTgcagaaacaaacacagcaaagcaggatGTTTCTGTGAGGTGAAaaagtagcttttaaaaatggtgtTACTAATGTTAATGTAGTGATTTCGCTCCCGCCCACTCTTTTGTGTTgctgggtttttggttttttttctttttcctgacattcctttctctgttctttgtaTAGTCCCATATATACTTCAGGAGTATGTATCTCCTTATATTATTTATCCTTCTGCACTCCCCttgggttttcttcctgtggCCCAATAgctttccactttttttttctgcctcgGCTCCTAGTTATTTCTTCATCAGGCAGCAAGTTTTTTGAACAAGGTGTACTGTTCAGAAGGGGCTTGGCCTCAGATATGTGGTGCAGAATTTCAGGACCTGGTCATACTGATACCACCAATTCCCTCAGAAAGGGGAAACTGCACAGAGTCTTTGAGGAAGTGGGTGAGGTATAGGGGAAGGAGTCTGTGTGGTTGCTGATGCTACACATCACACCTGCAGCAGTGTACAGGAGAGGACAAAAGTTGGGGATAATCCCTAGACTGTGCTTGGGCAGTTGGCTTGCAGGAATCCAGTGGTTTTAGGTTTATTTTGAACTCAACAGTAAATAAGGTTGTGAAGCTGACAAGGGAGAGCTCAAGGAAGTGCAGTGGTCAGAGCTGCACAAGCGAGGAAGAATGGGTGTCTCTTTAAGGTTAGTTTTGATAGACCATTTTGTATTAGCAGGAAAATccaggaaaattactttttaatgcaGATACATATCCATCTTTTTATTGCAATGGAAGAGAAAGATGCAGTTTAGAGACTGGTTAAAGGGTTTGATCTTTCTTTTGATATTTCTGAAGATTCCCTGTGTCTGGGAGATTGCGCAGATCTCTGCGTGCTTGAGGGTGGGGACGTGGTGGCGGCTTTCTTGGTCACCTGGCTTGCCCTGCTCCCAGGGACACcgcagctgctgccagccagcccgcTCCACAAACAGAGAATCCccctgtggggcaggggcttCCTGTGGCTGGGTTAACATCAAGCCCTGTATCTAGTGGGATGGATGGTGCCAAGGGGTCCTGCTTCTCCTTTTGCACGCCTCTTGTTCCATCCTATTAGCTCGGGTTCCTCTCTGCATGTGGAAGTGATAGTCTGCGATACGCTGTTATCTACAGCCTGAACATCTTTAACTACCATCATCCTTCCTCTCTTGCCATTATCTCTTAAGCTATAGTGACTCAATTGtatgctgatttttcttctttttttttctcctcctttctttcctgtttttcttcctcccctctcgGTTTTCTGCTCAGGAGTTACTTACTTAAACTTGATGCTGGATCTTGTGGTTTATAGTGAGCTGTCTGTGTTATAATTTTAGCGTGTAGTATTGATGCTGCCATCCAGAGCATCCATGAATTTGAAATGAATTATCTTGTGTGATTGTGTTGAATTGTTTATGCTATGACCGTGTCCTGGCAGATGTGGTGGCCAttgctgtgtgcctgtgcacTGACACAGAGACGTTCCTTGTGCCTTTAGGTATGTCCTGGTGAGGATGAAAAGTGCGGCTGAGACAGGCTTCTGTTTCAACATCAGGAGACTCCGACTGCAGGAAAAACTGGTCTTGCTGAGATACGATCCCATCGGTAAGAGCTTGGGGAAGAAGTCAGCCTGCTTTCTATATGCTTCCCTGACTGTGTGGGGCAAAAGATATGaataaaacaggatttttcCTATCTAAGCAGAATATGTCATAACATGTTTCATACTCAGATCATTGCACAGTTGCTGTTCTTCATGACATTCCAGTGGGAAGTAAACAAACGTTACCCTCATTTTACAGACTGTGGCAGTGAAACAAAGTAATGACTTGCCCAACACATCAGAGTCTCTGATGACAGCCACGCCACATGTCAGTGGCAAAGCAGAGTGACACAGGAgttctttcattctgtttctttgtgtgGTTTGCTAGACTGTGCTACCTCCAACAAGCAGCCACGAAATATGCATCAATAGAAATGTTCTGTTAAGCTGCCATGGGTGATCTAGACAATAAAATTTAACCATCACTTACAAAATggacttttaaagaaataaatacaagttcTTTCTCCTCCACAAATGATATTGCTCTCCAGATGACAGTTTGTGGGTTCTTTTATGTTCCTGTGGTCCTcgcaatttttttcagtttaagaatCTTATTTTCTGGGGGGTTATAGCACTTGCCAAGCTGCCTTTTCGTCACCCAGCTTTTTGAAAGGTGGCTAAGAGCTCAAGTTTCTGGGGGAAGAAACAGTCTGCATTTAAGATTAAAAAGCTTGATTTAACGTTAAGAAGCTTAATTTGGGGAAACTTAGAATTTAAACCAGACCGTGCTAGAAGTAGCATGGCAGAGCTAATAAGcaaaaaaggcttatttttataaatatatatacatacatatatatttattaaaaatatttttatatttattctatAGAATAAAGAAATGTATTAAGCAGCTCTAAGTAGATAACATACTGCATGGCCAGTAGTTATGTGGCTCAAGCTTATTTCTTCTTACAATCTTATGTTCTTGTCAGATAACTAACCTTTTCATACTCACGTCTAACAGTACAGGGGCTTTATGGCACGTGAGAGAAGCCACCAGAGCAGCAGTATGCTCTCATCAAAGCACTCATGCTGACAGAGGTTGTGGCTCTCCTTCTGAATTCCATACAGAAGGGGAATTGGAGGTCACTGGGATTATTTTCTTGaataagaaaagtttaaattacTGCATTGAAACATTGTGCGAAGAGATTCTTCAGAAGCTTTGCAACTCCTAAGAATTGTGAAGAGAGTGGAGAGCTCAGGCTAAGTAGCACTTCTGTTGCAGAACACATAGTAGGTTGTTGAAGTACGAAATTGgaagtaattaagaaaaaaagctctgatCTTTGTAGCCTGTCGTAGAACACAAGTGAGAAATTGATGTGAGAAAGTGCTGCATGTGTGAAGGGAAGTAAATTTGAGTCTAGATACCAGCTCACATCAGGAATATGTTAGGAAGCATTTTCACTTGGCATGCATTTTCACCTTATGTTTTGTACTTCTCAAAAACCTGGGACCTCCACAGAATGAAGTAGTGGCAGTAGTGCCCAAGTTTCACTACCTCCTAACTGCGGCAACAGAATGTGTTACTAAGTTGCAGTATTTCTTAAAGTGAAACTTTTATGTGGAAGAAGAGATTTTGTTACTGTGTGGATTGCTCTTGGGCAGCTTTCAAAGGAATTCATATAACGAAGTTCAAGTGGAACGGTGGTGCTTTTCAAATGGCATTGTGAAGCTTTCCTTGGatgtatttgttaatttttatttttttagtaatgtATTGACTATGCTTAACCTGTAGCTGAACTGACTTTGCTAACATCTGCATCAGGCATTGGAGACACGGCCCGTTTGTGCCTCCTTGAGATCCACAGGACACTTGGTTTACTTTTCAGTTGGTCTGCAAGACCGACCAGATCCAGCTCATCATCTGCAGTTTTGTTCAGGCTCTGAAGTTGAAGAGTAGTAGAAAGCAGTAAGAACGTGGTTTTGTCCCTACGTCAAGCAGCTGTGGCTCAATAGTCACACAGAGCAGTGGCTGAATGTTTGCAGTCACTCAAATCCTGATACTTATTTTTGCAGAGGTAAAATGGACCTCTTGGGAACTAAAAATTACATGTGGTAAAGTGAAAGCACTACTAAACTCCTTCAAGAGTTGGTTAACAGCAGCGCTGTGCCAGTCAGTTCTCCACACTCATGTAAGCAGCGATGGCAGCCAGGAGAAAGGGATGTAGGCTTTTTGAATTGAATTTTAACACTTCAGACTACTtaacagattcttttttttcccctatagCAAAACAACGTGTCCTCttcacagagaagagaaaaatccgCTCTATCTGAACAATGACTGGACTTAGTTTGTGCATGAGGAGGGAATGGTGGGGGGGGACGACGGGGTGAACGCTGATTCAGAAATCGGCAACATGGgctgaaaagagaggaaatgaaCTGGGATCACCGTCTCCTGTGATTTGAAGGCCATTGTGAATAAAACAATGTAGAGAGAGAAAATTCTTAATGTCTGGACATAGATCATCACAGTAacatttatttatcttttgagttatttttacagtgctcaattaaaaaaaaattaaatagcaaatCCCATTGTCTGTGTTTTCCATTGTGAAAGAGGCTGTAATCTTCAAAGGAGCTATTGTtttataaagcaataaaaattaacattttccaCAGCAGGAATTCAATGGCAAGATTGCAAGTTTTTCTAACCTACCAGCCACAGATTCAACAGTAGTGACCACGAGTCAGTGTAATTTCTTGGAGGGGTAGTGCTGTACCAGCTCCCTCCTAGGAACGGAAGAAGCAGTGGGAACCTGGTGAAATAAGATGGGCTTTTGGGTAAGCTCTGCTTCATGTGATGGCATTGCACATCAGAAGGTCTGATAAAATCAAGTAATAATATTACCAGGAGCCCGATACCCTCCAGATGTTTTGCTGTAAACTTCATGTGGTTCAGCACAGTGCGCCATGTGGGCCGCCGCAAGCCCAGTGGTTGTGTGTGGGGCCAGAGagacctgctgtgctgtgttagaaaggcacccccagctcccccctctTAGTGTTGTAGAACAGAAACTAACAGGATTCCtcaaattagaaataaaagactTTCCTGGTCTTTCCAGTCAGCGGAGGGGAACCTCTGCGGTCAGGAGAATAATGCTGTCTGGGATAAGATAAAATCAGTACCTAGAGCTAGACAATGTCAATTAGAAAAGGTCCTGAGGCAAGTCCTTCCTGTAAGGATATGAAGATTGTGTCCCCCATGCCTGGACGCTCACTGATGCGACGCAGTTAGACTTCCTGATCATTTCCTCCATGGGTAAGTTGGGATAGTAAGCCAGGTAGAAGGCTAGTGCTCCCACAAAACTGTCTCCAGCTCCCTagaataaaataacaaacaagCTTCAGCGTGCTTGCACAGGGAAACAATTCGGATGCatttactggaaagaaaagttacAGCACTGATTGCAGGAGTCAGGGAATTGCTCAGGGGTTGGATGTAAATCATTTTTCTATGCCTAGGAAAGTCTGCCGTGTTAAACCAATGGCATGATGCtgtctctgccagcagcagctgaatcaAGGTACACACTGTAATATGGCTTAAAACGTAAAGAAGTGCGCTGCCGTTCAGCAACATGCTGCCACAAGCGCTGCTTTTGAAACTTCCTGTTGGAGTGTCCGATTTTGATTTCTCAACCTAAATGTTTcattaaagctatttttctctcatttaacttctgtttttcataagGGGTGGTGGTAGAAGGgacagagaaaaggggaaaaaacccatgtGGCTTGTGGTGCCTGTAAATTCCTAGTTGCAGACCGATACATTTTGATGCCTGCAGAACTTGGCTGTTGTGCATTAAGAAGGTCCCACTGATGAAGGTCTGCGCTGCGTCTGGCACGTAAACCACTCTCATTCCCACGGCACGCTTTGCCACCTGCGCTGAGTTTGACCATGAGAGCAGAGGACAGTGACATCTGGCAGCCATGGCCCTCCTGAGCCACCCGTCCCCGGGCCGTGCCTCCCAGGGGAGCTTCAGATGCTCTGCCTGCCCGCGCCAGCCCTCGGCCCACGGGGCGCACACCTTCGCCCTGGCCGTTCCCCGCCGCTCTGACCCTCTAGCCCAGTTCTGCCACCACTAGTCCTGCTCTGACCAGCAGGGAATGACAGCTGTTTGCCTCCGGAGTTTTTTTGAACAATAACTGTTGTTGTGTGATGTTCAGTGCTCTGTAGCGTCCCCAACAactggcaaaataatttttaacttggTTTGCTCATTTCAGTCCACAGcgccccttccccctcctccccgcaaACTGGTGTGACCGATAGAAATTCTTGTTGGTACCATAAAACTGGTTCCAAGGTCCCCTTTTTTCAATCATACTTTTATACCAGCATTACACTGGACATACTGGTAGGATCTTGCATCGTTCAAGAACCAGCATACGGACTATCTCCCCCGAGGGGTTTTGCCTCTGTAATTGTAAGAAATAGGCCCCAAGAGTCATGGGACAAGAGCAAAGGGCCTGGAAAAAGTTCAGATAGCTGAGCAAAATTTCTAACTGGAAGTTAAGCCTAGGAAGTAATTTTCCAATTTTGAGTTCTAGTGGTTCTCAGTGTTAAACTCCTACTTACCCTAAAATCAGCGGCATATAGTATCATTCCAGCAAAAAAATACCACTTCCA
Coding sequences within:
- the MRPL33 gene encoding 39S ribosomal protein L33, mitochondrial isoform X2, with protein sequence MAKSKSKYVLVRMKSAAETGFCFNIRRLRLQEKLVLLRYDPIAKQRVLFTEKRKIRSI
- the MRPL33 gene encoding 39S ribosomal protein L33, mitochondrial isoform X1 — encoded protein: MFLTVAALAKSKSKYVLVRMKSAAETGFCFNIRRLRLQEKLVLLRYDPIAKQRVLFTEKRKIRSI